The Pseudomonas azotoformans genome has a segment encoding these proteins:
- a CDS encoding sigma-70 family RNA polymerase sigma factor, translating into MSPSNTVEVLYNDHHHWLTGWLRRKLGCPESAADLAQDTFIRVLTARETPTLVEPRAFLTTVAKRVLFNFYRRQDLERAYLDALAQMPEHVAPSEEERAIILQTLVELDQLLDGLPVQVKRAFLLAQLDGLTYAQIGAELGISIATVKRHLSKAAMRCYFAL; encoded by the coding sequence TTGAGCCCGTCCAATACCGTCGAAGTGTTGTACAACGACCATCACCACTGGCTCACCGGCTGGTTGCGTCGCAAGCTCGGCTGCCCGGAAAGCGCTGCCGACCTGGCCCAGGACACCTTCATCCGCGTGCTCACCGCGCGGGAAACACCCACGCTGGTCGAGCCCCGCGCGTTCCTCACCACAGTCGCCAAGCGTGTGCTGTTCAACTTCTACCGCCGCCAGGACCTGGAGCGCGCCTACCTCGACGCCTTGGCGCAGATGCCCGAGCACGTGGCACCGTCGGAAGAAGAACGCGCAATCATCCTGCAAACCCTGGTGGAGTTGGACCAACTGCTCGATGGCCTGCCCGTCCAGGTCAAACGTGCGTTCCTGCTGGCCCAACTCGATGGCCTGACCTACGCGCAAATCGGCGCGGAACTGGGCATTTCCATCGCCACCGTCAAACGCCACCTGAGCAAAGCGGCTATGCGCTGCTACTTCGCCCTATGA
- a CDS encoding DUF3649 domain-containing protein — MKSKTSLPVSYRLAVTSRVLAAVVGGYLMASLASICLALWIPTSRADAVITGMMSSFVFYLLAVLWCFACRSAARAWFGVMLPSAVFATLAGVGFWMART, encoded by the coding sequence ATGAAAAGCAAAACCTCGCTGCCTGTCTCCTATCGCCTCGCCGTTACCTCGCGCGTGCTGGCTGCCGTGGTGGGCGGCTATCTGATGGCTTCCCTGGCCAGTATCTGCCTGGCGCTGTGGATACCCACTTCTCGCGCTGACGCAGTGATCACTGGGATGATGAGTTCTTTCGTGTTCTACCTGCTGGCCGTGCTCTGGTGTTTCGCTTGCCGCAGCGCCGCGCGCGCCTGGTTTGGCGTGATGCTGCCAAGCGCGGTATTTGCCACCCTGGCGGGTGTGGGCTTCTGGATGGCACGCACATGA
- a CDS encoding PepSY-associated TM helix domain-containing protein, with product MKEGFRQAMAWLHTWAGLIFGWLLFAIFLTGTLAYFKDEISHWMQPEVQARPLDDARSLTVAQTYLQQVAPTAARWFITLPDSRDPGLSVMWQDKVDPGKRGNFIQKTLDPVTGQAVQARESMGGDFFYRFHFQLQMPHPWGRWLSTIAAMVMFIALITGIITHKKIFKDFFTFRPRKGQRSWLDGHNAVGVLVLPFHLMITYSSLVIFMSMVMPAPILASYGGDTRAFFSEVFPNTNNAPATGQPGTLLPLMPMYEQARAQWAGGHVGRVAVNNPSDVNASVNVFRAGSDSVVHDFGSTVSFNGTTGELVRVSGGQSLPSAIGGTFYGLHMGHFAGPVLRWLYFICGLAGTAMIGTGLVIWLGKRQLKHAKAAVMPFELRLVEVLNIASMSGLMIAIAAFFWANRLLPVSFAERSDWEVQTFFIAWGLSLLHAMLRRGRQGWVEQLSFGALLFIAIPLLNALTTSHHLGVSLATGDWAMAGFDLTCLASGVFLGWAALKMQRRTAPAPKAERARPLALKQEAN from the coding sequence ATGAAAGAGGGCTTTCGCCAGGCCATGGCCTGGCTGCACACGTGGGCGGGGCTGATCTTTGGCTGGCTGCTGTTTGCAATTTTCCTGACGGGCACCTTGGCGTATTTCAAGGATGAGATCAGCCATTGGATGCAGCCTGAAGTGCAGGCCCGCCCCTTGGACGACGCGCGCAGCCTGACGGTCGCCCAGACCTATCTGCAGCAAGTCGCGCCGACCGCCGCACGCTGGTTTATCACCCTGCCGGACAGCCGTGACCCCGGCCTGTCGGTGATGTGGCAAGACAAGGTCGACCCCGGCAAACGCGGCAACTTCATCCAGAAAACCCTCGACCCCGTCACCGGCCAGGCCGTGCAAGCCCGTGAAAGCATGGGCGGCGATTTCTTCTATCGTTTCCACTTCCAACTGCAAATGCCCCATCCCTGGGGCCGCTGGCTGTCGACTATCGCTGCGATGGTGATGTTCATCGCCTTGATCACCGGCATCATCACCCACAAGAAAATCTTCAAGGACTTCTTCACCTTCCGCCCCCGCAAGGGCCAGCGCTCCTGGCTCGACGGGCACAACGCGGTCGGCGTGCTGGTGTTGCCGTTTCATCTGATGATCACCTACAGCAGCCTGGTGATCTTCATGAGCATGGTGATGCCGGCCCCGATCCTGGCTTCCTATGGCGGAGACACCCGAGCGTTTTTCAGCGAAGTGTTCCCGAATACCAACAACGCGCCGGCAACGGGCCAGCCAGGCACATTGCTGCCGCTGATGCCGATGTACGAGCAAGCGCGGGCGCAATGGGCCGGTGGCCATGTGGGGCGCGTCGCCGTGAATAACCCCAGCGATGTGAACGCCTCGGTCAATGTGTTCCGCGCGGGTTCCGACAGCGTGGTGCATGATTTCGGCAGCACCGTTTCTTTTAATGGCACGACCGGCGAGCTGGTGCGGGTCAGTGGTGGGCAGTCGCTGCCTTCTGCCATCGGCGGTACTTTCTATGGCCTGCACATGGGCCACTTCGCTGGGCCGGTGTTGCGCTGGTTGTACTTTATCTGTGGCCTGGCGGGCACGGCGATGATCGGCACCGGTCTGGTGATCTGGCTCGGCAAGCGCCAGCTCAAACATGCCAAGGCTGCGGTCATGCCGTTTGAGTTGCGCTTGGTGGAAGTGTTGAACATCGCCAGCATGTCCGGGTTGATGATCGCCATTGCGGCGTTTTTCTGGGCTAACCGTTTGTTGCCGGTGAGCTTTGCCGAGCGTTCCGATTGGGAAGTTCAAACCTTCTTTATTGCCTGGGGGCTGAGCCTGTTGCACGCCATGCTGCGTCGCGGTCGCCAGGGCTGGGTCGAGCAACTGAGCTTCGGCGCGTTGCTGTTTATCGCGATCCCGCTGCTCAATGCACTGACGACTTCGCATCACCTGGGCGTTTCGCTGGCAACCGGCGACTGGGCCATGGCTGGCTTTGACTTGACGTGTCTGGCCAGTGGCGTTTTCCTCGGCTGGGCCGCCTTGAAGATGCAGCGTCGCACCGCGCCTGCGCCTAAAGCAGAGCGCGCACGCCCCCTGGCGCTGAAGCAGGAGGCGAACTGA
- a CDS encoding DUF3325 domain-containing protein, with protein MLLALLMCYAGFTALCLSTDRHHGDLLHSKPSPRRRLGLRVIGWLLLVVSIWPAVDVAGWGQGLVEWCAVLMLSALLLVLLLPYRPRLALILAGVGLLASPVAAFATF; from the coding sequence ATGCTGCTCGCGCTGCTGATGTGCTACGCCGGATTCACAGCACTGTGCCTGTCCACTGACCGTCACCACGGCGACTTGCTGCACAGCAAACCCTCGCCTCGTCGGCGCTTGGGTTTGCGGGTGATCGGTTGGTTGTTGCTGGTGGTGTCGATCTGGCCAGCAGTGGATGTCGCCGGTTGGGGCCAGGGCCTGGTGGAGTGGTGCGCCGTGCTGATGCTCAGCGCATTGCTGCTGGTGCTGTTGTTGCCGTACCGGCCAAGGCTGGCCTTGATCCTGGCGGGTGTCGGCCTGCTCGCCAGCCCCGTTGCAGCCTTCGCCACTTTCTGA
- a CDS encoding FecR family protein: MNVTPTPAQEQAALAWLSLLHDQPSSGDQATFSQWLRADPAHVEAYSQAQVLWELSEVPARKLADEEALVLQGYLNAMNAPKRSRVARWSGALAMAACLLLMVSTGAGWQPSRWIDDFGADYVTAPGEVKTVTLADNSQVTLDADSAIAVDFNHGERHIQLRRGAGFFSVTHTGQSFVVEAGSGEARVLGTQFEVRLQPAGAQVTVLSGRVGVTPSKQGAQQILTAGQQVAYVDGVADPLHAVDSESRLAWRDGWLNYYKAPLADVVKDLERYYPGRILLLNEAMGAKRVSGSFPSKDPQAVLNALQAVLGFEQHHVLGRMIVVR; this comes from the coding sequence GTGAACGTCACTCCTACGCCCGCCCAGGAACAAGCCGCGCTGGCCTGGTTGAGCCTGCTGCATGACCAGCCCAGCAGTGGCGACCAGGCCACTTTCAGCCAGTGGTTGCGGGCAGATCCGGCGCACGTCGAGGCCTATTCCCAGGCCCAGGTGTTGTGGGAGTTGAGCGAAGTGCCAGCGCGCAAGCTGGCGGATGAAGAGGCGTTGGTGTTGCAGGGCTACCTCAATGCCATGAACGCCCCGAAACGCTCGCGGGTGGCGCGTTGGTCCGGCGCCTTGGCGATGGCTGCGTGCCTGCTGTTGATGGTGTCCACGGGCGCCGGCTGGCAGCCGTCACGCTGGATCGATGACTTCGGTGCCGACTACGTGACCGCGCCGGGCGAAGTCAAAACCGTCACGCTGGCGGATAATTCCCAAGTCACCCTCGATGCCGACAGTGCGATTGCCGTGGATTTCAACCATGGCGAACGGCACATCCAGCTGCGTCGAGGCGCCGGTTTTTTCAGCGTGACCCACACCGGGCAATCCTTTGTGGTGGAGGCGGGCAGTGGTGAAGCGCGGGTGCTGGGGACGCAATTCGAAGTGCGCCTGCAACCGGCAGGCGCTCAGGTGACGGTGTTGTCCGGACGGGTTGGCGTGACGCCGTCCAAGCAAGGTGCGCAGCAAATTCTTACGGCGGGACAGCAAGTGGCCTACGTAGACGGCGTTGCTGACCCTCTGCACGCGGTGGACAGCGAATCACGCCTGGCCTGGCGCGACGGTTGGCTCAATTACTACAAGGCGCCGTTGGCGGACGTGGTCAAGGACCTGGAGCGTTACTATCCAGGGCGCATCCTGTTGCTCAACGAAGCGATGGGCGCCAAGCGCGTCAGCGGCAGTTTCCCGAGCAAGGACCCGCAGGCGGTGTTGAATGCCTTGCAGGCCGTGCTTGGCTTTGAGCAGCACCACGTGCTCGGGCGGATGATCGTGGTGCGTTAG
- a CDS encoding GNAT family N-acetyltransferase, with protein sequence MQLQFAATDNPSVTLVVTQPSDFEALVALRIEAMRESLERIGRFDPVRARERFREGFSATFTRHIEVSGQRVGFVVVKPDYDGWLLDHLYIKPNAQGVGIGSVVLRHIFMEADSAAMTLRVGALRESASNRFYTRHGFQFVESSEFDNYYVRSPQDNHTYLNRKPTS encoded by the coding sequence ATGCAGTTACAGTTTGCCGCCACGGATAACCCTTCGGTCACGCTTGTCGTGACTCAACCCAGCGACTTCGAAGCGCTTGTCGCCCTTCGGATTGAAGCCATGCGTGAAAGTCTTGAACGTATTGGCCGATTCGACCCTGTACGCGCCCGAGAGCGTTTTCGTGAGGGCTTTAGTGCCACCTTCACTCGCCATATCGAGGTTTCCGGCCAGCGGGTGGGTTTCGTGGTCGTTAAACCTGATTACGATGGGTGGTTGCTTGATCACCTGTACATCAAGCCCAACGCACAGGGGGTGGGGATCGGTTCGGTTGTCCTTCGACACATCTTCATGGAGGCGGATTCTGCGGCCATGACATTGCGGGTGGGTGCCCTCAGGGAAAGCGCTTCAAATCGTTTTTATACGCGGCATGGCTTTCAGTTCGTCGAAAGTAGCGAATTCGACAATTACTATGTTCGCAGCCCTCAGGACAATCACACGTATCTGAACAGAAAACCCACTTCCTGA
- a CDS encoding glutaredoxin family protein — protein sequence MLGGVFKKVLLVLLVVVVIQNWGKIERVFNPSQVAPEQVRASARVVLYATEWCGYCKQIRRFLDQKGIPYQAFDIEKDAQARNAYEALGGGGIPFVDVNGTLIRDYDPEAIMAALK from the coding sequence ATGCTCGGTGGGGTTTTCAAGAAAGTCCTGCTGGTGTTGCTGGTCGTGGTGGTGATCCAGAACTGGGGCAAGATCGAGCGGGTGTTCAACCCTTCACAGGTGGCGCCGGAGCAGGTACGTGCTTCAGCGCGTGTGGTGCTTTATGCCACCGAGTGGTGCGGTTACTGCAAGCAGATCCGCCGCTTTCTGGACCAGAAGGGTATCCCCTACCAGGCGTTCGATATAGAGAAGGACGCCCAGGCTCGCAATGCGTATGAGGCGTTGGGCGGGGGCGGGATTCCGTTTGTAGACGTGAACGGCACGCTGATCCGTGACTACGACCCGGAAGCGATCATGGCCGCTTTGAAATAA
- the yejK gene encoding nucleoid-associated protein YejK: protein MPIRHCIVHLIDKKPDGTPAVLHARDSELAESAAIENMLADLNESYNAKQGKAWGFFHAESGAHPFSGWLKEYFDGGQDFTTFSRTAVEHLQKLMEESNLSTGGHVLFAHYQQGMTDYLAIALLHHSEGVAVTDELDVTPSRHLDLGQLHLAARINVSEWQNNKQSKQYISFIKGKNGKKVSEYFRDFIGCQEGVDGPGETRTLLKAFSDFVESEDLPDESAREKTKTLVDYASSQAKLGEPMGLEELSGLIDEDRPKAFYDHIRNKDYGLSPEIPADKRTLNQFRRFTGRAEGLSISFEAHLLGDKIEYDEAAGTLIIKGLPTQLTDQLKRRN from the coding sequence ATGCCGATCCGTCATTGCATCGTCCACCTGATCGACAAAAAACCCGACGGCACACCTGCAGTTCTCCACGCCCGCGACTCCGAGCTTGCCGAGTCGGCCGCCATCGAGAACATGCTTGCCGACCTCAACGAGAGCTATAACGCCAAACAAGGCAAGGCCTGGGGTTTCTTCCATGCCGAATCCGGCGCGCACCCGTTCAGCGGCTGGTTGAAGGAGTATTTCGACGGTGGTCAGGATTTCACCACCTTCAGCCGTACGGCGGTCGAGCATCTGCAGAAGCTGATGGAGGAGTCCAACCTCTCCACCGGCGGCCATGTGCTGTTCGCCCACTACCAGCAAGGCATGACCGATTACCTGGCCATCGCCCTGCTGCACCACAGCGAAGGCGTGGCGGTGACCGACGAGCTGGACGTGACCCCGTCGCGCCACCTGGACCTCGGTCAATTGCACCTGGCGGCCCGCATCAACGTGTCCGAGTGGCAAAACAACAAGCAGTCCAAGCAGTACATCTCGTTTATCAAGGGCAAGAACGGCAAGAAGGTCTCGGAATACTTCCGCGACTTCATCGGCTGCCAGGAAGGCGTCGACGGCCCGGGCGAGACCCGTACCCTGCTCAAGGCCTTCAGTGACTTTGTCGAAAGCGAAGACCTGCCGGACGAATCCGCCCGCGAGAAAACCAAGACTTTGGTGGATTACGCCAGCAGCCAGGCCAAGCTCGGTGAACCGATGGGGCTGGAAGAATTGTCAGGGTTGATCGATGAAGATCGGCCTAAGGCGTTCTACGACCACATCCGCAACAAGGACTACGGCCTGTCGCCGGAAATCCCGGCGGACAAGCGCACCCTCAACCAGTTCCGCCGCTTCACCGGCCGTGCCGAAGGCTTGTCCATCAGCTTTGAAGCGCACCTGCTGGGCGACAAGATCGAGTACGACGAAGCTGCCGGCACCTTGATCATCAAGGGTCTGCCGACTCAACTGACTGATCAGCTCAAGCGCCGTAACTGA
- a CDS encoding HU family DNA-binding protein — translation MAITKDQLIADLAEAVDAPKTTVRALLDQLSQVVADQLENGGEITLPGVGKLKVTERPARTGRNPSTGAAIEIAAKKVIKLVVAKGLTDAVNK, via the coding sequence ATGGCTATTACTAAAGACCAACTGATCGCTGACCTGGCTGAAGCAGTAGACGCACCGAAAACCACCGTGCGCGCTCTGCTGGACCAACTGAGCCAAGTTGTTGCTGACCAGCTGGAAAACGGCGGCGAAATCACTCTGCCAGGCGTTGGCAAACTGAAAGTGACCGAGCGTCCTGCCCGTACTGGCCGTAACCCTTCGACTGGCGCTGCCATCGAAATCGCTGCCAAGAAAGTTATCAAGCTGGTTGTGGCCAAAGGCCTGACCGACGCTGTTAACAAGTAA
- the rlmF gene encoding 23S rRNA (adenine(1618)-N(6))-methyltransferase RlmF, translating to MTAPSTPKPPRKKPKTAAPAKPVAPRKEATLHPRNRHTGRYDFPALIKTTPELAKFVIINPYGKESIDFASPDAVRVFNRALLKAFYGIQHWDIPQDYLCPPVPGRADYVHFLADLLASTNDGKIPRGSIVKVLDIGMGANCVYPLIGYMEYRWNFLGSEVDPIAVAAAKAIVQSNDLSKVIQLRQQSNPKQILLGLLEPGERFDLTMCNPPFHASMEEATKGSERKWRALGKADPKRKLPVLNFGGQSAELWCEGGEARFVTQLIAESAHFAHKVLWFSTLVSKASNLPAIETALKKAGVLESQVVEMSQGQKQSRFVAWTFQTKNEQQIWRQRWVRD from the coding sequence ATGACCGCCCCCAGCACGCCCAAGCCTCCACGCAAGAAGCCCAAAACCGCCGCCCCGGCCAAGCCCGTCGCGCCGCGTAAAGAGGCGACCCTGCACCCGCGCAACCGCCACACAGGCCGTTACGACTTCCCGGCGCTGATCAAGACCACGCCGGAACTGGCGAAATTCGTGATCATCAACCCGTACGGCAAGGAAAGTATCGACTTCGCCAGCCCGGATGCGGTGCGGGTGTTCAACCGAGCGCTGCTGAAAGCCTTCTATGGCATCCAGCACTGGGACATCCCGCAGGACTACCTGTGCCCACCGGTACCGGGGCGTGCGGACTACGTACACTTCCTGGCTGACCTGCTGGCCAGCACCAACGATGGCAAGATCCCGCGCGGTTCTATCGTCAAGGTGCTGGACATCGGCATGGGCGCCAACTGCGTCTACCCGCTGATTGGCTACATGGAATACCGCTGGAATTTCCTGGGCTCGGAAGTCGACCCTATCGCCGTGGCCGCCGCCAAGGCCATCGTGCAGTCCAATGACCTGAGCAAGGTCATCCAGCTGCGCCAGCAGAGCAATCCCAAGCAGATCCTGCTGGGCCTGCTGGAGCCGGGCGAGCGTTTTGACCTGACCATGTGCAACCCGCCGTTCCATGCGTCCATGGAGGAAGCGACCAAAGGCAGCGAACGCAAGTGGCGCGCCCTGGGCAAGGCCGATCCGAAGCGCAAGTTGCCGGTGCTGAACTTCGGCGGCCAATCGGCCGAGCTGTGGTGTGAAGGCGGTGAAGCGCGTTTTGTAACGCAACTGATCGCCGAGAGCGCGCATTTTGCCCACAAGGTGTTGTGGTTCAGCACCCTGGTGTCAAAAGCATCGAACTTGCCCGCCATCGAGACCGCCCTGAAAAAGGCCGGTGTCCTGGAAAGCCAGGTCGTGGAAATGTCCCAGGGCCAGAAACAAAGCCGATTTGTGGCGTGGACCTTCCAAACCAAAAACGAACAACAGATCTGGCGCCAGCGCTGGGTTCGCGACTGA
- a CDS encoding valine--tRNA ligase, which produces MDKTYQPHAIETSWYNTWESENYFAPQGAGDSYTIMIPPPNVTGSLHMGHGFNNAIMDALIRFRRMQGRNTLWQPGTDHAGIATQMLVERQLEATGQSRHDLGREKFLEKIWEWKDQSGGNISRQIRRLGSSVDWSRERFTMDDGLSEAVKEAFVRLHEDGLIYRGKRLVNWDTKLHTAISDLEVENHDEKGFLWNLKYPLADGAKTAEGNDYLIVATTRPETMLGDAAVAVNPNDERYQALIGKFVELPLVGRRIPIIADDYCDPEFGTGCVKITPAHDFNDYEVGKRHNLPLLNIFDKNAAVLPACQVFNLDGTLNESIDGKIPAEYAGLDRFEARKQIVAAFDAAGLLVSVDDHGLKVPKGDRSGTVIEPWLTDQWYVSTKPLAEPAIAAVEDGRIQFVPKQYENMYFSWMRDIQDWCISRQLWWGHRIPAWYDESGKVYVGRDEAEVRAKHNLGADIALQQDNDVLDTWFSSGLWTFSTLGWPQQTEFLKKFHSTDVLVTGFDIIFFWVARMIMLTMHLVKNEDGTPQVPFKTVYVHGLVRDGQGQKMSKSKGNVLDPLDIIDGIDLETLVQKRTSGLMQPKLAKKIEKQTRDEFADGIASYGTDALRFTFCSLASTGRDIKFDMGRVEGYRNFCNKIWNAARYVLDKGEDCGQNGEAVELSLADRWIISQLQRTEAEVTRQLDQFRFDLAAQALYEFIWNQYCDWYLELSKPVLWDENAPVERQRGTRRTLVRVLEVALRLAHPFMPFITEEIWQRLAPLAGIEGKTIMLQPWPVANEARIDEAAESDIEWLKTLMMGTRNIRAEMNIGPGKPLAVFVKNASAEDQRRLTENDALLKKLAKLESITVLAPGAEAPLSATALVGEMEVLVPMAGLIDKDAELARLDKEIGRLQGEVQRVGGKLSNAAFVDKAPAEVIEKERAKLAEAEQALGKLAEQHARISSL; this is translated from the coding sequence ATGGATAAGACCTACCAGCCGCACGCCATCGAAACTTCCTGGTACAACACCTGGGAATCCGAGAATTATTTCGCCCCGCAAGGCGCGGGCGATTCCTACACCATCATGATTCCGCCACCGAACGTCACTGGCAGCCTGCACATGGGCCATGGCTTCAATAATGCGATCATGGATGCGTTGATCCGTTTCCGCCGCATGCAGGGCCGCAACACCCTGTGGCAACCGGGTACCGACCACGCCGGTATCGCCACCCAGATGCTGGTGGAACGCCAACTCGAAGCCACCGGCCAGAGCCGTCATGACCTGGGCCGCGAGAAATTCCTGGAAAAGATCTGGGAATGGAAAGACCAGTCCGGCGGCAACATCAGCCGTCAGATCCGTCGCCTGGGCTCGTCCGTTGACTGGAGCCGCGAGCGCTTCACCATGGACGACGGTCTGTCGGAAGCCGTGAAAGAAGCCTTCGTGCGCCTGCATGAAGACGGCCTGATCTACCGCGGCAAGCGCCTGGTCAACTGGGACACCAAGTTGCACACGGCAATTTCCGACCTCGAAGTGGAAAACCACGACGAGAAAGGTTTCCTGTGGAACCTCAAGTACCCGCTGGCCGACGGCGCCAAGACCGCTGAAGGCAACGACTACCTGATCGTCGCCACCACCCGTCCGGAAACCATGCTCGGCGATGCCGCCGTCGCGGTTAACCCGAACGACGAGCGCTACCAGGCGCTGATCGGCAAGTTCGTCGAGCTGCCATTGGTCGGCCGCCGCATCCCGATTATCGCGGACGACTACTGCGACCCTGAATTCGGCACCGGCTGCGTGAAAATCACCCCGGCCCACGATTTCAACGACTACGAAGTCGGCAAGCGCCATAACCTGCCGCTGCTGAATATCTTCGACAAAAACGCCGCCGTACTGCCAGCCTGCCAGGTGTTTAACCTGGACGGTACGCTGAACGAGAGCATCGACGGCAAGATCCCGGCCGAATACGCCGGCCTTGACCGTTTCGAAGCACGCAAGCAGATCGTGGCCGCCTTCGACGCCGCAGGTTTGCTGGTGAGCGTTGACGACCACGGCCTTAAAGTGCCGAAAGGCGACCGTTCCGGCACCGTGATCGAGCCGTGGTTGACCGACCAGTGGTACGTGTCCACCAAGCCGTTGGCAGAACCTGCCATCGCCGCCGTGGAAGATGGCCGCATCCAATTCGTGCCGAAACAGTACGAAAACATGTATTTCTCGTGGATGCGTGACATCCAGGATTGGTGCATCAGCCGTCAGTTGTGGTGGGGCCACCGCATTCCGGCCTGGTACGACGAGTCGGGCAAGGTCTATGTAGGCCGCGACGAAGCCGAAGTGCGCGCCAAGCACAACCTCGGTGCCGACATTGCGCTGCAACAGGACAACGACGTACTGGATACCTGGTTCAGCTCGGGCCTGTGGACCTTCTCCACCCTGGGCTGGCCGCAGCAGACCGAATTCCTGAAGAAATTCCATTCCACCGACGTGCTGGTTACCGGTTTCGACATCATTTTCTTCTGGGTTGCCCGGATGATCATGCTGACCATGCACTTGGTGAAGAACGAGGATGGCACGCCGCAAGTACCGTTCAAGACCGTGTACGTGCACGGCCTGGTGCGTGATGGCCAGGGCCAGAAGATGTCCAAGTCCAAGGGCAACGTGCTGGACCCACTGGACATCATCGACGGCATCGACCTGGAAACCCTGGTGCAAAAACGCACCTCGGGCCTGATGCAGCCGAAACTGGCGAAGAAGATCGAGAAGCAGACCCGCGACGAATTCGCCGACGGCATCGCCAGCTACGGCACCGACGCCCTGCGCTTCACCTTCTGCTCGCTGGCGTCCACGGGTCGCGACATCAAGTTCGACATGGGCCGCGTCGAAGGCTATCGCAACTTCTGCAACAAGATCTGGAACGCGGCGCGCTACGTGCTGGACAAGGGCGAAGACTGCGGCCAGAACGGCGAAGCCGTCGAGCTGAGCCTGGCCGACCGCTGGATCATTTCGCAGCTGCAACGCACCGAAGCCGAAGTGACCCGTCAGCTCGACCAGTTCCGTTTCGACCTGGCCGCACAGGCTTTGTACGAGTTCATCTGGAACCAGTATTGCGACTGGTACCTGGAACTGTCCAAGCCAGTCTTGTGGGACGAAAACGCGCCGGTCGAACGCCAGCGCGGCACCCGTCGCACCCTGGTGCGCGTACTGGAAGTGGCGCTGCGTTTGGCACACCCGTTCATGCCGTTCATCACCGAAGAAATCTGGCAGCGCCTGGCGCCGCTGGCCGGTATCGAAGGCAAGACCATCATGCTGCAGCCTTGGCCAGTGGCCAATGAAGCGCGCATCGATGAGGCAGCCGAAAGCGATATCGAATGGCTCAAGACCCTGATGATGGGCACGCGCAACATCCGTGCCGAGATGAACATCGGGCCGGGCAAGCCATTGGCGGTGTTTGTGAAGAACGCCAGTGCTGAAGACCAGCGTCGTCTTACCGAGAACGATGCGCTGCTCAAGAAGTTGGCGAAGCTGGAGTCGATCACCGTATTGGCGCCCGGCGCAGAAGCACCGCTGTCCGCCACCGCACTGGTTGGCGAAATGGAAGTGCTGGTGCCGATGGCCGGCTTGATCGACAAAGATGCCGAACTGGCGCGTCTCGACAAGGAAATCGGCCGCCTGCAAGGCGAAGTGCAACGCGTGGGCGGCAAGCTGTCCAACGCGGCCTTCGTCGACAAGGCACCGGCTGAAGTGATCGAGAAAGAACGCGCCAAGCTGGCCGAGGCTGAACAGGCCCTGGGCAAGCTGGCAGAGCAACATGCGCGGATTTCCAGCCTGTAA
- a CDS encoding DNA polymerase III subunit chi, producing MTQVDFYILPSADPLARLDFACKLTEKAWRMGHRIYLHCSDAAQRDELDARLWRFKGESFVPHGPAESEPDGLVVLGLGDSCGDHQDLLVNLDLKVPPFAKAFARVAEVVVEDPAIRQAARESFRFYREQGYPLQDHRLQRL from the coding sequence ATGACCCAAGTCGACTTCTATATATTGCCCAGCGCCGACCCGCTCGCGCGCCTGGACTTTGCCTGCAAACTCACCGAAAAAGCCTGGCGCATGGGCCACCGCATCTACCTGCATTGCAGCGATGCCGCCCAACGCGACGAGCTGGATGCCCGACTGTGGCGCTTCAAGGGCGAAAGTTTCGTGCCTCACGGCCCCGCCGAGTCCGAACCCGACGGCCTGGTTGTCCTGGGTTTAGGCGACAGTTGTGGCGATCACCAGGACCTGCTGGTCAACCTGGACCTGAAAGTACCGCCGTTCGCCAAGGCCTTCGCCCGTGTGGCGGAAGTGGTGGTGGAAGACCCGGCGATTCGTCAGGCCGCGCGGGAGAGTTTCCGTTTCTACCGCGAACAGGGCTATCCTCTGCAAGATCACCGGCTACAACGACTTTGA